A genomic segment from Polyangium mundeleinium encodes:
- a CDS encoding RNA polymerase sigma factor, with translation MGNRPKDKPGDRPGFLARLVELRADVERFLAGERRKRANNNDGVEDKSQDVLTTAVESRDNYDPEAGDLRAWTLGIAANVSRDRDRAKRRYDARFSPDDGEAESTPAPAASPERIAHWRDVQRKVAKAMAQLPPEFFEVLLLVGIEGRSHQEVAAELGISEALAKKRLERARTFLLKKSGLSRDDLRNFMPFLWLVGEDHALRLERFRKLFGYVHPTGNALGVIIGLLLLAPGPERPVARTGLRYRAPIVAAVQEMPQPTPPAVPPEPVLGSAVKPAKEPSVGRGPRTPTVTRPPFVVDLSGMSFLPKGNR, from the coding sequence ATGGGCAACCGACCGAAGGACAAACCAGGGGACCGTCCTGGGTTCCTCGCCCGGCTCGTCGAGCTGCGTGCGGACGTAGAGCGCTTCCTCGCGGGGGAGCGCCGGAAGCGGGCGAACAACAACGACGGCGTCGAGGACAAGTCGCAGGACGTCCTCACGACGGCCGTCGAGAGCCGCGACAACTACGATCCCGAGGCCGGCGATCTCCGGGCCTGGACGCTGGGGATCGCCGCGAACGTCTCTCGCGACCGTGACCGCGCCAAGCGACGCTACGACGCGCGTTTTTCGCCGGACGACGGCGAGGCCGAATCCACGCCCGCCCCGGCCGCCTCCCCCGAGCGCATCGCCCACTGGCGCGACGTCCAGCGCAAGGTCGCGAAGGCCATGGCACAGTTGCCCCCCGAGTTCTTCGAGGTGCTCCTGCTCGTCGGCATCGAGGGGAGGTCGCACCAAGAGGTCGCCGCGGAGCTCGGGATCTCGGAGGCCTTGGCGAAGAAGCGGCTCGAGCGCGCCCGGACCTTCCTCCTCAAAAAAAGCGGTCTCTCGCGCGATGACCTCCGCAACTTCATGCCCTTTCTGTGGCTGGTCGGGGAAGACCACGCGCTCCGCCTCGAACGGTTCCGCAAGCTCTTTGGCTACGTTCACCCAACAGGGAACGCGCTTGGCGTGATCATCGGTCTGCTCCTCCTCGCGCCGGGGCCGGAGCGCCCCGTCGCGCGTACCGGGCTCCGGTATCGCGCGCCGATCGTGGCCGCGGTGCAAGAGATGCCGCAGCCCACGCCGCCGGCAGTTCCCCCTGAACCCGTGCTCGGCTCTGCCGTCAAGCCCGCGAAAGAGCCATCGGTCGGCCGTGGTCCTCGCACGCCGACCGTGACCCGCCCTCCGTTCGTGGTGGACCTCTCGGGCATGTCGTTCCTTCCGAAGGGCAACCGGTAA
- a CDS encoding STAS domain-containing protein has translation MIGLHGIADFVIAFSYAWIPLSLLELWRARRDIPVNWTLVCFAAFIVLCGLGHALDVLVVWKPLYWLTGEVKAATALVSIATAVLLRYRVLPHLLTIPSLDEIHAATKRAEREAAAANAASAELAKVNAALLSQTTELQEAIHRIRCQDAAIRELSTPVLPLHDRVLLSPIIGTLDSPRACQLAEDMLSAVRDHRAAVVILDLAGVAVMDAAVAAALLRIVDAIRLLGAACVITGIRPAVAQTIVTLGIDLSAVATRADVREGLQYAMKFVDRRATASGAA, from the coding sequence TTGATTGGCCTCCATGGGATCGCCGATTTCGTGATCGCATTCTCGTACGCGTGGATCCCCCTGAGCCTCCTCGAGTTGTGGCGCGCTCGGCGTGACATCCCCGTCAACTGGACCCTCGTCTGCTTCGCGGCCTTCATCGTGCTGTGCGGTCTGGGGCATGCGCTCGATGTCCTCGTGGTCTGGAAGCCCCTCTACTGGCTGACGGGCGAGGTGAAGGCAGCCACGGCGCTCGTATCCATCGCGACGGCCGTGCTGCTGCGTTACCGGGTCCTGCCGCATCTGCTCACGATTCCGAGCCTCGACGAGATCCACGCCGCGACGAAACGAGCCGAGCGGGAGGCCGCGGCGGCAAACGCTGCGAGCGCGGAGCTCGCGAAGGTCAACGCGGCCCTCCTGTCGCAAACCACGGAGCTCCAGGAGGCCATTCACCGAATCCGGTGTCAGGATGCCGCCATCCGGGAGCTCTCGACCCCGGTCCTGCCCCTGCACGATCGCGTCCTTTTGTCCCCGATCATCGGGACCCTCGACAGCCCACGCGCGTGCCAGCTCGCCGAGGACATGCTCTCTGCGGTGCGAGACCACCGCGCCGCCGTGGTCATCCTCGACCTCGCGGGCGTCGCCGTGATGGACGCGGCGGTCGCGGCAGCGCTCCTCCGGATCGTCGACGCCATTCGCCTGCTGGGAGCGGCCTGCGTGATCACCGGTATCCGCCCGGCGGTGGCGCAGACGATCGTGACGCTCGGGATCGACCTGTCCGCGGTCGCGACCCGCGCGGACGTCCGCGAGGGCCTGCAATACGCCATGAAGTTCGTCGATCGGCGTGCCACGGCGAGCGGGGCGGCTTGA
- a CDS encoding DUF6968 family protein — MKAKSKTPVKNLPPSWIAEREYTRLDVPGRVVVRIGCPEPDPKSSHGDWRCPLQIEGLDLTQIEDFRRDKDAPLFAYGVDSMDALKNAFRILPLLLKRHGTPLRWDKTQEEALGFPVHVPSGYGVEFDRRMEDVINAIDAAILARMQPIYERMERYEARRKARKKPRTE, encoded by the coding sequence ATGAAAGCCAAGTCGAAGACCCCTGTGAAAAACCTGCCGCCTTCGTGGATCGCCGAGCGTGAATACACGCGACTCGACGTACCGGGCCGGGTTGTCGTTCGCATTGGGTGCCCGGAACCCGACCCCAAGAGCTCCCATGGAGACTGGAGATGCCCACTTCAAATCGAGGGGCTTGATCTGACCCAGATCGAAGACTTTCGTCGTGATAAGGACGCTCCGCTTTTCGCATACGGCGTCGACTCGATGGATGCACTGAAAAACGCGTTCCGTATCCTCCCCCTGCTCCTCAAAAGGCACGGCACCCCCCTTCGCTGGGACAAGACCCAGGAGGAGGCGCTTGGTTTCCCCGTACATGTGCCCTCGGGCTACGGGGTCGAATTTGATCGCCGGATGGAAGATGTGATCAACGCGATCGACGCGGCGATCTTGGCGCGCATGCAGCCCATTTACGAGCGCATGGAACGTTACGAGGCTCGCCGCAAGGCGAGGAAGAAGCCGCGAACCGAATGA
- a CDS encoding serine hydrolase encodes MRRLAQLTLALALSACAQHALPPPETTSTASSAAGPTSAAQEPHVANVLRGLRPLVEIAGRPPVRWTLEERMAHHHVPGVSIAVIEGGRIAWARGAGVKTAGSADPKDAVTPDTLFQAGSISKPVAATAMLRLVERGTLELDTDVNRYLTTWKVPDNEHTEKEKVTLRRLASHTAGLTMYGFPGYERNQPIPTLAQILNGTAPANTEPVHVDVVPGSISRYSSGGTLVMQLLMMDVTGKPFPALMQELVLGPAGMTHSTFELPLPAARAGEAASAHLGEGEMIPGGWHVYPEMAPAGLWTTPSDLARWAIAIADARAGRSKALLSQATAEQMLTKVKGEYGLGPYISGSGRSLQFGHGGSTVGFVCHVTMYPEIGAGAVVMTNNEEGGQSLLEELLLALAAEYGWPDSAPMRVTAIELSAASAAGVAGSYRLQFGPGIPSGTAEVTQEGGRLMMRAPRLPKEELIPQSETEFVMGTLGWRVTFKREAGGKATGMTVDGGGMVVEGTRKP; translated from the coding sequence GTGCGTCGACTTGCTCAACTCACCCTCGCGCTCGCCCTGAGCGCATGTGCGCAGCACGCCCTCCCCCCACCCGAAACCACGTCGACCGCAAGCTCCGCCGCCGGCCCGACGAGCGCCGCCCAGGAGCCGCACGTCGCCAACGTGCTCCGCGGCCTGCGCCCGCTCGTCGAGATCGCCGGCCGGCCGCCCGTCCGCTGGACGCTCGAAGAGCGCATGGCCCACCACCACGTGCCCGGCGTCAGCATCGCCGTCATCGAGGGCGGGCGCATCGCGTGGGCCCGCGGCGCCGGCGTGAAGACGGCCGGCTCGGCCGACCCGAAGGACGCGGTCACGCCCGACACGCTCTTCCAGGCCGGGTCCATCAGCAAGCCCGTCGCCGCCACGGCGATGCTCCGCCTCGTCGAGCGCGGGACGCTCGAGCTCGACACCGACGTCAACCGCTACCTCACCACGTGGAAGGTGCCCGACAACGAGCACACCGAGAAGGAGAAGGTCACCCTCCGCCGGCTCGCCAGCCACACCGCCGGGCTCACCATGTACGGCTTCCCGGGCTACGAGCGGAACCAGCCGATCCCGACGCTCGCGCAGATCCTGAACGGGACGGCTCCGGCGAACACCGAGCCGGTGCACGTCGACGTCGTCCCGGGCTCGATCTCGCGCTACTCCAGCGGCGGGACGCTTGTGATGCAGCTCCTCATGATGGACGTCACCGGCAAGCCCTTCCCTGCCCTCATGCAGGAGCTCGTGCTCGGGCCGGCCGGGATGACCCACAGCACCTTCGAGCTGCCGCTGCCCGCCGCGCGCGCGGGCGAGGCGGCCAGCGCCCACCTCGGCGAGGGCGAGATGATCCCCGGCGGGTGGCACGTATATCCGGAGATGGCCCCGGCCGGGCTCTGGACGACGCCGAGCGATCTCGCCCGGTGGGCAATCGCGATCGCCGACGCGCGCGCCGGGCGGTCCAAGGCGCTGCTCTCGCAGGCGACGGCCGAGCAGATGCTTACGAAGGTGAAGGGCGAGTACGGGCTCGGGCCCTATATCAGCGGGAGCGGTCGCTCGCTGCAGTTCGGGCACGGCGGCTCCACCGTGGGGTTCGTCTGCCACGTCACGATGTACCCGGAGATCGGCGCGGGCGCGGTGGTGATGACGAACAACGAAGAAGGCGGGCAGTCCCTGCTCGAAGAGCTCCTGCTCGCGCTGGCCGCGGAGTACGGCTGGCCGGATAGCGCGCCGATGCGCGTGACGGCCATCGAGCTCAGCGCGGCGTCGGCGGCCGGCGTCGCGGGCAGCTATAGGCTGCAGTTCGGCCCGGGCATTCCGAGCGGCACGGCGGAGGTGACGCAAGAGGGCGGGCGCCTCATGATGCGTGCGCCGAGGCTCCCCAAGGAGGAGCTCATCCCGCAGTCGGAGACCGAGTTCGTGATGGGAACGCTCGGCTGGCGCGTGACGTTCAAGCGCGAGGCAGGCGGCAAGGCGACCGGGATGACCGTGGACGGGGGGGGGATGGTCGTCGAGGGGACGAGGAAGCCGTAG
- a CDS encoding type VI secretion system Vgr family protein, which translates to MSKKALRIEVFLSLGDASWPALRLRVEEGLSELGGAWVEVAVGSDLDVEELLEEPATVVILWDGQEKRRFSMQLARGRFLDEKDGHLHYELELRPSLWFLGLDKNTRKWRDQPAEPIVSKVLDEGSVPHAWRTTRASASQPYCVQYRETNLDFVSRMLEFEGFYYSFDPDGTMIIGDTSSASEEVLGGAEFELIEAAGALSHGDFGVTSFERGAVVGSGKATVNDHNWKTPKLSLLASATGAKDTHLEVYDYPVGYRDVGTGEMLAKLRVEALCAEKRFVEGTSTVFDFAPARIFSFTHEEGASFSGRYLLVSVEHEYREEAGVAHYENRFRAIPADVPFRPAVKTERPEIEGNHTVMVRGPAGEEIHTDAYGRAKVQFHWDREAKGTDEDSRWIRMAQEISTSIALARVGWEISVGYIDGDPTRPVGFARQINGQMVPMYSQPAFKNRMTIRTETYPGKAGFNELRLEDSAGSMHMDWHAQKDFKTLVQHDRTETIGNNQTVLIESNSTRTVEKNQTIDIGGDQTRTVGRHVVHKVNVDRNHTIGGEETIDVTLGVETSVMENDVETVGGTRFTRSGNDETGSIDRSVQKTLTRIVGGSSISMAGGSVAHEGGEMLFEYAGGSKITIGLEESVKQAVAENLDTFVSGFDLRKSKGDMSVSAKQTTVNVQSSAFFRSAERMELRSRAIELVSSASIALRAGALSIEMTPGNVTITGPLKQESETKITLRGNPEKLTP; encoded by the coding sequence ATGAGCAAGAAAGCGTTGCGGATCGAAGTCTTCTTGAGCCTCGGCGACGCCTCGTGGCCGGCTTTGCGGCTGCGCGTCGAGGAGGGGCTGAGCGAGCTCGGCGGGGCCTGGGTCGAGGTCGCCGTGGGCTCGGATCTCGACGTCGAGGAGCTGCTCGAAGAGCCGGCCACGGTCGTGATCTTGTGGGACGGGCAGGAAAAACGCCGGTTCTCGATGCAGCTCGCCCGCGGCCGCTTCCTCGACGAGAAGGACGGCCACCTGCACTACGAGCTCGAGCTGCGGCCCTCGCTCTGGTTCCTCGGCCTCGACAAGAACACGCGCAAGTGGCGCGACCAGCCCGCCGAGCCGATCGTCTCGAAGGTCCTCGACGAGGGCTCGGTCCCCCACGCGTGGCGCACCACGCGCGCCTCGGCGTCGCAGCCGTACTGCGTGCAGTATCGCGAGACGAACCTCGATTTCGTGTCGCGTATGCTGGAGTTCGAGGGTTTTTATTACAGCTTCGATCCCGACGGCACGATGATCATCGGCGACACCTCCTCGGCCTCGGAGGAGGTCTTGGGCGGCGCGGAGTTCGAGCTCATCGAAGCGGCGGGCGCGCTCTCGCACGGCGACTTCGGCGTCACCTCGTTCGAGCGCGGCGCGGTCGTGGGATCCGGCAAGGCCACGGTCAACGACCACAACTGGAAGACGCCGAAGCTCTCGCTCCTCGCCTCGGCCACGGGCGCGAAGGACACGCACCTCGAGGTCTACGATTACCCCGTCGGGTATCGCGACGTGGGCACGGGCGAGATGCTGGCGAAGCTCCGGGTCGAGGCGCTCTGCGCGGAGAAGCGCTTCGTGGAGGGCACGAGCACGGTCTTCGACTTCGCGCCGGCGCGCATCTTCTCGTTCACGCACGAGGAGGGCGCGAGCTTCAGCGGCCGCTACCTGCTCGTGTCCGTGGAGCACGAGTACCGCGAAGAGGCGGGCGTCGCGCACTACGAGAACCGCTTCCGGGCCATCCCCGCGGACGTCCCGTTCCGCCCCGCGGTGAAGACGGAGCGCCCCGAGATCGAGGGCAACCACACGGTGATGGTGCGCGGCCCCGCGGGCGAGGAGATCCACACGGACGCGTACGGCCGCGCGAAGGTGCAGTTCCACTGGGATCGCGAGGCCAAGGGCACGGACGAGGACTCGCGCTGGATCCGGATGGCGCAGGAGATCTCGACCTCGATCGCGCTCGCGCGTGTCGGCTGGGAGATCAGCGTCGGCTACATCGACGGCGACCCGACGCGACCCGTGGGCTTCGCGCGGCAGATCAACGGGCAGATGGTCCCGATGTACAGCCAGCCCGCGTTCAAGAACCGGATGACGATCCGCACGGAGACGTACCCGGGCAAGGCCGGGTTCAACGAGCTGCGCCTGGAGGACTCGGCCGGCTCGATGCACATGGACTGGCACGCGCAGAAGGACTTCAAGACCCTCGTCCAGCACGACCGGACCGAGACGATCGGCAACAACCAGACGGTGCTCATCGAGAGCAACTCGACCCGCACGGTCGAGAAAAACCAGACGATCGACATCGGCGGCGATCAGACGCGGACCGTGGGCCGGCACGTCGTGCACAAGGTCAACGTGGACCGGAACCACACGATCGGTGGGGAAGAGACCATCGACGTCACGCTCGGCGTCGAGACCTCCGTGATGGAGAACGACGTCGAGACGGTGGGCGGGACGCGCTTCACGCGCTCGGGCAACGACGAGACCGGCTCGATCGATCGCTCGGTCCAGAAGACGCTGACGCGGATCGTGGGCGGCTCGTCGATCTCGATGGCGGGCGGCTCGGTGGCCCACGAGGGCGGCGAGATGCTCTTCGAGTACGCCGGCGGGTCGAAGATCACGATCGGCCTGGAGGAGAGCGTCAAGCAAGCGGTGGCCGAGAACCTCGACACGTTCGTGAGCGGGTTCGACCTGCGCAAGTCGAAGGGCGACATGAGCGTGTCGGCCAAGCAGACGACGGTGAACGTGCAGAGCTCGGCGTTTTTCCGGTCGGCGGAGCGCATGGAGCTCCGGAGCCGCGCGATCGAGCTCGTCTCGTCGGCCTCGATCGCGCTCCGCGCGGGCGCGCTCTCGATCGAGATGACGCCCGGCAACGTGACCATCACCGGTCCGCTCAAGCAGGAGAGCGAGACCAAGATCACCCTGCGCGGCAACCCCGAGAAGCTGACGCCCTGA
- a CDS encoding SDR family oxidoreductase: MILVTGATGNVGGAVLAQLVEAGQKVRALVRDPAKLGELGGKVEVVKGDLTKPETLDTAFAGVDKAFVVFAGGDLLALAGNAADAAKKAGVKHIVMLSSSTVVEPFATLIGQWHIEAEAKIKASGLAWTILQPGAFASNTLHWVGSIKSQGAVFQPTGDGKSAPIDPHDIAAVAVKVLISPGHEGTSYVLTGPEALSAAEEVAKISAAIGRPLKFVDVPEAAAREGMVKAGLPEVFIRALLEAHAMVKAGHGARITQTVEQLLGRKARTFDDWLKSHGKAFQ, translated from the coding sequence ATGATTCTCGTGACCGGAGCGACAGGGAATGTGGGCGGCGCGGTGCTCGCGCAGCTCGTCGAGGCGGGTCAGAAGGTCCGTGCGCTCGTGCGCGACCCGGCCAAGCTCGGAGAGCTCGGCGGCAAGGTCGAGGTCGTAAAGGGCGATCTCACGAAACCCGAGACGCTCGACACTGCGTTCGCGGGCGTGGACAAAGCGTTCGTCGTCTTCGCGGGGGGCGACCTGCTGGCGCTCGCAGGGAATGCGGCGGACGCGGCGAAGAAGGCGGGCGTCAAGCATATCGTGATGCTTTCATCGTCGACCGTCGTCGAGCCGTTCGCGACGCTGATTGGCCAGTGGCACATCGAGGCTGAGGCGAAGATCAAAGCATCGGGGCTCGCCTGGACGATCCTCCAGCCGGGGGCCTTCGCGTCGAATACGCTCCATTGGGTCGGCTCGATCAAGAGCCAGGGCGCGGTGTTTCAGCCGACGGGCGACGGAAAGTCGGCGCCGATCGACCCACACGACATCGCGGCGGTCGCCGTGAAGGTGCTGATCTCACCGGGGCACGAAGGGACGTCGTACGTGCTCACCGGGCCGGAGGCGCTGAGCGCGGCGGAGGAGGTGGCGAAGATCAGCGCGGCGATCGGGAGGCCCCTCAAGTTCGTCGACGTGCCCGAGGCCGCAGCCCGCGAGGGAATGGTGAAGGCGGGGCTTCCCGAGGTGTTCATTCGTGCCCTCCTCGAAGCACACGCCATGGTCAAGGCCGGGCATGGGGCGAGGATCACACAGACCGTCGAGCAGCTCCTCGGGCGCAAGGCCCGGACCTTCGACGATTGGCTGAAGAGCCACGGGAAGGCGTTTCAGTAA
- a CDS encoding DUF2169 family type VI secretion system accessory protein yields MNFEALVENISWASVDGETMMDRHGRDVAVVVAKMAYKVSREGAARLALAPVRRVDEGDGGGGVRFPADLVADEKPGTDVGLVGLAYPPPRTAGTKGRVYAWLQVGTLRKVVVVHGPRVYVKNWRGAVAPSDPAPFVEPVPLRYDKCHGGHDHISGAFEPANPIGMGFSSQPTRLLGEPAPPLEPASLEEGGAPSHASYGAFAPIPAHWEPRRSRIGTHDAAWAKGRAPVRPRDFDPMHHAWSVPGLHSGTPLLGDEPVEVGGVLPDGVWRFRLPRYAVQFGSQIDGQKVAYETHLDGFLIDTETRAVELTWRASIVLPRKWERLERIYVLGVGTLPEDVIRDPSRSVGAGRAADPAHARSV; encoded by the coding sequence ATGAATTTCGAGGCGCTCGTCGAGAACATCAGCTGGGCGAGCGTCGATGGCGAGACGATGATGGACCGTCACGGCCGTGACGTCGCCGTCGTCGTCGCCAAAATGGCCTACAAAGTGAGCCGCGAGGGCGCGGCGAGGCTCGCGCTCGCGCCCGTACGACGCGTGGACGAGGGGGACGGCGGCGGGGGCGTGCGTTTTCCCGCGGATCTCGTGGCCGATGAGAAACCCGGCACGGACGTCGGGCTCGTGGGCCTCGCGTATCCGCCCCCGCGCACGGCCGGGACCAAGGGGCGCGTCTATGCGTGGCTCCAGGTCGGCACGCTGCGCAAGGTCGTCGTGGTGCACGGGCCGCGCGTGTACGTGAAGAACTGGCGCGGCGCCGTCGCGCCCTCGGATCCCGCGCCGTTCGTCGAGCCAGTCCCCCTCCGCTACGACAAATGCCACGGCGGCCACGACCACATCTCTGGCGCGTTCGAACCCGCGAACCCCATCGGGATGGGTTTTTCCAGCCAGCCCACCCGCCTCCTCGGCGAGCCCGCGCCGCCGCTCGAACCGGCGTCCCTCGAGGAAGGCGGCGCCCCGTCGCACGCCTCATATGGCGCCTTCGCGCCGATCCCGGCGCACTGGGAGCCGCGGCGCTCGCGCATCGGCACGCATGACGCGGCGTGGGCGAAGGGCCGCGCGCCCGTGCGGCCGCGCGATTTTGATCCGATGCACCACGCCTGGTCGGTCCCGGGCCTGCACAGCGGCACGCCGCTCCTCGGCGACGAGCCGGTCGAGGTCGGCGGCGTCTTGCCGGACGGCGTCTGGCGCTTCCGTTTGCCCCGGTACGCCGTGCAGTTCGGCAGCCAGATCGACGGGCAAAAGGTGGCGTACGAGACCCACCTCGACGGGTTTCTGATCGATACCGAGACCCGCGCCGTGGAGCTCACGTGGCGGGCGTCGATCGTGCTGCCACGGAAATGGGAGCGGCTCGAACGGATCTACGTCCTCGGGGTGGGCACGCTCCCGGAGGACGTGATCCGCGACCCGAGCCGGAGCGTAGGGGCGGGACGGGCCGCGGATCCGGCGCACGCGAGGAGTGTGTAG
- a CDS encoding STAS domain-containing protein encodes MNHRQPVDAEQVIEELARENASLRRRVAELEIPARRYQALFDGGVVSVQVYDPESRTKEVNSGWEQLWHTNLDQTADYRLLKDPQVAAQGFMHRIEQAFLEGKATRLPTIRYDPRENDAVEHGSVRWVASTLHPVKGASGEVHEVVQLHFDIGELKHSEEELRQQKEQLEAAVAMRTEELAEQLRFSEEQQEAIAALSTPVLRIWKGILALPLIGRIDAARGARILEVLLQSIVEASAEKVILDVTGVPVLDADAARYLRDAVRAAELLGAQCMVVGISTETARTLVDDDLGFENVCTFATLQEGLRRSLVRRDVGR; translated from the coding sequence ATGAACCACCGACAACCCGTTGACGCCGAGCAGGTGATCGAGGAGCTCGCGCGCGAGAACGCGTCGTTGCGACGGCGTGTTGCCGAGCTGGAAATCCCAGCGCGGCGCTACCAAGCCCTGTTCGACGGAGGCGTCGTCAGCGTCCAGGTCTACGATCCCGAGAGCCGCACCAAGGAGGTAAACTCTGGCTGGGAGCAGCTCTGGCACACGAATCTCGATCAAACCGCCGATTACAGGCTGCTGAAAGATCCCCAGGTCGCCGCCCAGGGGTTCATGCATCGCATCGAGCAGGCATTTCTGGAGGGAAAGGCAACACGGTTGCCCACCATCCGGTACGATCCGCGCGAGAACGACGCCGTTGAACATGGGAGTGTTCGCTGGGTGGCCTCGACGCTTCACCCGGTCAAGGGCGCGAGCGGGGAGGTACACGAGGTGGTGCAGCTCCATTTCGACATCGGCGAGCTCAAGCATTCGGAGGAGGAGCTGCGGCAGCAGAAGGAGCAGCTCGAGGCGGCCGTTGCCATGCGGACCGAGGAGCTCGCGGAGCAGCTTCGCTTCAGCGAGGAGCAGCAGGAGGCGATCGCCGCGCTGTCCACGCCCGTGCTCAGGATCTGGAAGGGCATCCTCGCGCTGCCGCTGATCGGCCGTATCGACGCGGCACGCGGCGCGCGTATCCTCGAGGTCCTGCTCCAGTCGATCGTGGAGGCGAGCGCGGAGAAGGTCATCCTCGACGTGACCGGCGTGCCGGTCCTCGACGCGGACGCGGCGCGGTATCTGCGCGACGCGGTGCGCGCCGCCGAATTGCTGGGGGCGCAATGCATGGTCGTCGGCATCTCCACGGAGACGGCGCGCACGCTGGTGGACGATGACCTCGGATTCGAGAACGTATGCACGTTCGCGACCCTGCAGGAAGGTTTGCGCCGCTCGCTGGTGCGCCGCGACGTGGGGAGATGA
- a CDS encoding VOC family protein, whose protein sequence is MTTGTRKTHDFCWINLMTPEAERARAFFGTLFGWTYREMPGVPGGQLILVGDRTAGALMDLSAANMPQDIPAHIGVMVKVESVDAAVAKVASLGGSAEPAFDVLDNGRMAMCTDPNGAVFSVWQPKKQDGMDVDSHAPGAPSWYETLTSDLGRATSFYAALFGWTLEDQCPVPGMTYTLFKLDKVPVGGAMQLMPEHMGDVPPHWGTSFAVTDADATARLAVELGATLCIPVSELAGVGRFALLKSPQGVSFHIVEWASFPDGAGS, encoded by the coding sequence ATGACGACGGGTACGCGCAAAACGCACGATTTCTGCTGGATCAACCTGATGACCCCGGAGGCCGAGCGCGCGCGCGCGTTCTTCGGGACGCTCTTCGGCTGGACGTACCGCGAGATGCCGGGCGTCCCCGGCGGTCAGCTCATCCTCGTCGGCGACCGCACGGCCGGCGCGCTCATGGATCTTTCGGCGGCGAACATGCCGCAAGACATACCGGCGCACATCGGCGTCATGGTGAAGGTCGAGAGCGTCGACGCCGCCGTCGCGAAGGTCGCCTCGCTCGGCGGGAGCGCCGAACCTGCGTTTGATGTGCTCGACAACGGCAGGATGGCCATGTGCACGGATCCGAACGGCGCCGTCTTCTCCGTGTGGCAGCCGAAGAAGCAGGACGGCATGGACGTCGACAGCCACGCGCCCGGCGCGCCGAGCTGGTACGAGACGCTCACGAGTGACCTGGGCCGAGCGACCTCGTTTTACGCGGCGCTCTTCGGCTGGACGCTGGAGGACCAGTGTCCGGTGCCCGGCATGACGTACACGCTCTTCAAGCTCGACAAGGTCCCCGTCGGCGGCGCGATGCAGCTCATGCCGGAGCACATGGGGGACGTCCCGCCGCACTGGGGCACGTCCTTCGCCGTCACCGATGCCGACGCGACGGCGCGCCTCGCCGTGGAGCTCGGCGCGACGCTCTGCATTCCCGTGTCGGAACTCGCCGGGGTCGGGCGCTTCGCCTTGCTCAAGTCGCCACAAGGCGTGTCGTTCCACATCGTCGAATGGGCGTCCTTCCCCGACGGCGCAGGGAGCTGA